AGAGGAAAAAGGTAAAGAAGAAGACTGCTCTATCTTAGACTCTATCCCTCCCGCCCTGCCTTCCCTTCTGAGAGCTTTCAGGATTACAAAAAGAGCTGCCCATATTGGTTTTGATTGGGATAACGTGGAAGGGGTGTTTGATAAGATTGAAGAAGAGATAGAGGAGTTAAGAGAAACCTTAAAAGATAAGAACGAAGAAAGAATGGAAGATGAATTGGGAGATATTCTGTTCTCGGTAGTAAATCTGGGTAGGTTCTTAGAGATCAACCCTGAGGAGGCATTAAGGAAGACTATTGATAAGTTTATAACAAGATTTAAAGATATAGAAGTGTCGTTGAAAAAAAAGCATAAAAAAATAGGACATGTGACCATGAAAGAAATGGATAATCTCTGGAATGAAGCAAAGAAAAAGGGATAGGATTCCGGTTATGCCCCAAAGCTATTCGCATTTATAAGGATAATCGTATAGTTCGAAGCTTAACTTAACATTTTGACTACCCTTATATGACAGGTGACAATCTTTATCCTCTTTCGAATAAGACAACGATAAACTGGCTAACTTATGTTTTTTCAGGCTAAACCCTATTTCTTTTAACTCTTCGATAGTGTAGATCTTTCCGGATAGTCTCCTGATAATTTCCAGATCGACTTGCTCCTCTTTATTTAGCCCCTGGGCAAATATTAAGAGAAGGATATACAGCTTAAGTTCATCGGTGGAGAGGTTTCTGAATATCTTCAACCTGCAAACCTTTTTTAGAATCTCTATCTTTTCCATATATTGCACCATTTGATATTTTAATAGGGATATTGAAGATTTATCCCTGACTTGATCAGGGGTTTAGAGGAGAAATCGTACAAGCTGATATCTTTTCCTGTTATGTAAAATAATATGTAACTATTCAGCCTTTATCTAAAGCCTTGTATTTTAGACAGCTGATCCGCTTTGGCGGACTACGTCGTAGGTAGTTATACAACACAGTAGGACAGCGTCTCGGCTGTCATGGCTGAATAGTTACAATAATCTATTAATAGGACACATATTCTATTTTGTCAATATAAAAAAGATTATTTATCAAATTTTTGGTCTATCTCCAAAAAAGTTGGAAAAAACATTATCTATTGACTATCTCCAAAAATTGAGATAGAATTTTTAACAATTTAAGGAGGTTAAATTGAGAAGCGAGATCGGTAAGAGATTAAAAAAGATAAGAAAGGAAAGGGGACTAACTCAGAGAGAGCTTGCGTTAAAGGTAAGCGGCGAGGTTGATTATACCTATATCGGAAAGATCGAAAGGAACAGACAGTTTCCATCAATTGGAGTATTGAAGAGGATTAGTGATGCACTATCTGTTCCATTGAGTTATTTCTTTTTAGAAGAAGGAACAGCAGCATTATTAAAACTGTTACCCGAAGATTTAAAGGAGATTGCGAAAAGCGAGAAAAAACAGGTATTCTTAAAGGCATTAAAGGAGGTTAATGAAGAAGACATTCCTTTTTTTGTCGAGATTATTAATGTCTTAAATAAACATCGTAGGCTTCGCAGAAAAGATGAATTAAGCTATAAAGAAGAAGGACAACCTTTTGTAAGTGCAAAAGAGAAGCAAGAATATCTGAAAGCAGCCGATAACAGAGAAGGCTATGGTGAGAAAGACAGTAACACAGACTAGCAATTGAAGAAAATGAATGCCGAGGTCCCCACCCCCATCCCTTCCACCTTTCAACATCTTTTGTGGATAACCTGTTTATAACCCTGTGAAATAGTAGCCTGGAAGCCTAAAAAATTGCAGGTTTCTACC
The window above is part of the Thermodesulfobacteriota bacterium genome. Proteins encoded here:
- the mazG gene encoding nucleoside triphosphate pyrophosphohydrolase gives rise to the protein MQDANLKDFEKLIQIMKRLRGPEGCPWDREQTRDKLKWYLVEECYEVLEAIEKGLDEKIKEELGDILFQVIFLAEISEEEGGFNIFDVINSVREKMVRRHPHVFHDENAKDSGEVKKIWWRIKEEEKGKEEDCSILDSIPPALPSLLRAFRITKRAAHIGFDWDNVEGVFDKIEEEIEELRETLKDKNEERMEDELGDILFSVVNLGRFLEINPEEALRKTIDKFITRFKDIEVSLKKKHKKIGHVTMKEMDNLWNEAKKKG
- a CDS encoding helix-turn-helix transcriptional regulator, which codes for MRSEIGKRLKKIRKERGLTQRELALKVSGEVDYTYIGKIERNRQFPSIGVLKRISDALSVPLSYFFLEEGTAALLKLLPEDLKEIAKSEKKQVFLKALKEVNEEDIPFFVEIINVLNKHRRLRRKDELSYKEEGQPFVSAKEKQEYLKAADNREGYGEKDSNTD